One Amaranthus tricolor cultivar Red isolate AtriRed21 chromosome 1, ASM2621246v1, whole genome shotgun sequence DNA window includes the following coding sequences:
- the LOC130815539 gene encoding 1-acyl-sn-glycerol-3-phosphate acyltransferase 2-like, translating into MSIPAAAVIVPLGLFFFISGLFVNFFQAICFVLVRPFSKNTYRRINRIIAELLWIELVWLVDWWARVQIKVFADTETFRQLGIEHALVVSNHKSDIDWLVGWVLAQRAGCLGSALAVMKKSSKLLPVIGWSMWFSEYLFLERNWAKDESTLKLGFQRLKDYPLPFWLALFVEGTRFTQAKLVAAQEYAISQGLPVPRNVLIPRTKGFVAAVSHMRSFVPAIYEVTVGIPKSSPQPTMMRLVKGQSSVVHVHIKRHNMKDLPESDDAVAQWCRDVFIAKDALLDKHKADDTFGDQLYQDIGRPSKSLVVITAWAVTIVFGVFKFLHWSALLSSWKGIAISVVILGVITALMQVLIQFSQSERSNPAKVAPAKSRNTGESSLPDVKQDKQH; encoded by the exons ATGTCGATTCCAGCTGCGGCTGTGATCGTACCTTTGGGccttttcttcttcatctcTGGCCTCTTCGTTAATTTCTTTCAG GCAATTTGTTTTGTTCTTGTGCGGCCATTTTCGAAGAATACTTACAGAAGAATCAATCGAATTATAGCGGAATTATTGTGGATAGAGCTTGTTTGGCTGGTTGATTGGTGGGCTAGGGTTCAG ATCAAAGTTTTCGCAGATACTGAGACATTCCGGCAGTTGG GCATAGAGCATGCATTAGTGGTATCAAACCATAAGAGTGACATTGATTGGCTGGTCGGATGGGTGTTGGCTCAG CGGGCAGGTTGCCTTGGTAGCGCATTAGCTGTTATGAAGAAATCATCAAAGTTACTTCCT GTGATTGGTTGGTCGATGTGGTTCTCCGAGTATCTTTTCCTTGAGAGAAATTGGGCCAAAGATGAAAGTACATTGAAG TTAGGTTTTCAAAGGCTAAAGGACTACCCTCTGCCTTTCTGGTTGGCTCTGTTTGTCGAGGGCACTCGATTTACACAAGCCAAGCTTGTAGCTGCTCAAGAATATGCTATTTCTCAAGGCCTCCCAGTTCCTAGAAATGTCTTGATCCCACGCACAAAG GGATTTGTAGCAGCAGTTAGTCATATGCGTTCATTTGTCCCTGCAATTTATGAAGTCACGGTAGGCATTCCAAAAAGTTCACCACAACCTACAATGATGAGGCTGGTCAAAGGACAGTCTTCTGTG GTTCATGTGCATATCAAACGACACAATATGAAAGATCTTCCTGAATCAGATGATGCCGTTGCACAATGGTGTAGAGATGTTTTTATCGCCAAG GATGCATTGTTGGACAAGCATAAAGCCGATGATACTTTTGGGGATCAATTATATCAAGATATTGGTCGACCATCGAAATCTCTTGTG GTTATTACAGCTTGGGCAGTAACGATTGTGTTCGGAGTGTTCAAGTTTCTTCACTGGTCAGCTCTGTTATCGTCATGGAAAGGAATCGCCATTTCAGTTGTGATATTGGGAGTAATAACAGCTCTAATGCAAGTATTGATACAATTCAGTCAGTCAGAACGCTCAAACCCGGCTAAAGTAGCCCCGGCAAAGTCCAGAAACACAGGAGAATCATCGTTGCCTGACGTGAAGCAAGATAAACAGCACTGA